The Terrirubrum flagellatum nucleotide sequence ACAGCATGCTTTCGGCCTGGGCGCCGCGCGTGCTCAGTATCGTGCGGATCATGGCGGGACTGCTGTTCCTGCAGCATGGGTTGATGAAGCTGGTTGGCTTCCCCATCGCGCCGCAGAACTATCCGCAGATGTTCTCGCTGATCTGGTTCGCGGGCGCGATCGAAATCGTTGGCGGAATCCTGCTGGTAATCGGCCTTTTCTCGCGTTTCGCGGCCTTCATCATGTCGGGCGAGATGGCTTTCGCCTATTTCATGTCGCATGCGCCGCGGGCCTTCTTTCCGATCCAGAACAATGGCGAGGCGGCGATCCTCTTCTGCTTCGTGTTCCTCTACATCGTGTTCTCCGGCCCCGGCCCCTGGAGCATCGACGAGCAGCGCGCGGCGAAGGCCTGACCTCGCGATCGCTCGAATCATCGTCTTTGAAGCGCCCGCATCGAAAGATGCGGGCGCTTCCATTTTGCGGCGTCGGCGGAATCTTCCCGTATCTCGCGAATCTGTGACTGCGCCGGTGCAAGATTCCTCCGGCATTTCTGCATGGAATGCCAATGGCTTCCTTGACGTCATCCCGTAGATTGGAAATCCTCAAAACGAGGGAACGACTGGAGACCAGGATGATCAGGAAGGCCGTTTTCATTCTTGCGCTTGCCGCGGTTGGCGCGACAGCAGCTTACGCCCAGGACGTGATCGCGCAGCGTAAGGACCTCATGAAGGCCAACGGCGCGGCCGCGGGGACGCTTGGCCGTATGGCGAGCGGTGCGGCTCCCTTCGATCTCGCTGCGGCGCAAGCTGCGCTGAAAAAGCTGCAGGAGGACGCCAAGGCGCTCCCCGCTTTGTTCCCTGCTGGGTCGGACAAGGGCGAGACGCGCGCGCTTCCGGCGGTCTTCACCGAAAAGGACAAGTTCAACGCCATCTTCGCCAAGATGGATACGGATGCGGGCGCCGCCCTGACCGCGGTGACAGATGCGGCGACCCTCAAGACCGAAGTTCCCAAGGTGCTGGCGAATTGCGGCGCCTGTCACACGCCCTATCGCAAGTCTCAGTGATCGCGCAGGAGTAGCTGCGTGATCGCCGCAAGGCCTCGGCAGGAATCGTCGATGACGGCGCGCGCATGAAACGCGTCGTCGTCGGTTTGCTCGTTCTTGCGGCTCTGGGCCTCGCCGGCTTCTGGATCGTGACGAGCCCGGAGGCCTTCGCGCTCGTGCGTGGCCGAATATTCACGAATCTGGCGGCCGCTCCCGATCTCGGCAAAGGCAAGACTTTGTTCTGGGAAGGTGGTTGCGCCTCGTGTCATGCCATTCCGAAGCAGGATGATCGGACAAAGCTCGGCGGCGGGCTGGCGCTGAAATCGCCGTTTGGAACCTTCTATGCGCCGAACATCTCGCCGCATCCGCGCGACGGCGTCGGCTCCTGGACGGTTGAGCAGTTCGCGCGTGCGATGACGCAGGGCGTTTCGCCTGACGGGCGGCATTATTATCCCGCCTTTCCCTACACGTCCTATCAGCGATTGAGCGAAGCCGATCTGCGCGATCTCTTCGGATTCCTGAAAACTCTCGTGCCTGTCGAAGGCAAGGTTCGCGATCACGACCTGCCATTTCCGTTCAATATCAGGCGCACGCTGGGCGGCTGGAAATGGCTTTTCCTCGACGGACGCCCGTTCGTCGCCAGCGCGCAGATGTCGCCTGCGATCGCGCGCGGCGCCTACCTCGTCGAAGGTCCCGGCCATTGCGCTGAATGCCACAGCCCGCGCAATTTCCTCGGCGGGATTATCGCGGGCATGCGCTTCTCAGGCGGCCCCGATCCCGAAGGGCAGGGAACCGTGCCGAACATCACGCCCGACGCGACCGGCATCAAGGATTATAGCAAGGACGATATTATTCAGATTCTCCAGACGGGCCTGAAGCCTGACGGCGACAGCGTCGGCGGCGGTATGGGCGCGGTGGTGCTGAATTATGCGCAGGCGCCGAAGGCCGATGTCGATGTCATGGCGGAGTATCTGAAGTCGCTCGCGCCGATCAAGGTCGAGAAGAAGTAGCGCGGGGCTTTGGGTCAGCGCTGCTTGACCGCAGTCGCCTAGGAGCCAAGACGTCTGATCTGAAACCCGGTCTTGCTCTGCTCGAATCCTGTCTGCTCGTAAAAGCGCAGGGTCGCAGGGTTTTTTGATCCCGTCAGCAGCATCACCTTGTAGCATCCATGTAACCATGCTGAGCCGATCGCAGCATGGAGCACTGCGCGCGCATAGCCTTGTTTGCGGTGCCGGGCGTCTGTCACCACATTCTCGATGACGGCGTATGGAGCGCCTTTTCGCGTCAGATTGGGAACGACCACCAGCGCGCAGGTCGTGACCGGAGCGCCTCTCCTACAACCGACAAAAATCGCGCTTCCTGCGAAAGCTTCGAAGCGCTTCAGGATCGCTTCGGCGTCCTCTAATATTACGGGCGGATCGGATGGATTGAGTTGCTCATAGAGCGCGAGAACGCTGGGCAGATCGGACTGCGTCGCCGTCCGCACATGAAAATCGTCTATGTCGCTCATTTTGCAAGCAGTCCGATTTTCCTTGATGCGCGTCGAGAATTTGCTCTGATGATCAGTGCGCTCAGAATTATTCCATCACCGCCGCTTTCAGGATGCACACCATCGTCGCATGCGCCGGGCCTTTCAGGCAGCGCACGATGTGCGGCCGATCGCAGCGATAGCGCAAAGTCTCACCGGCTTTCGCATTGCTGGTCTCGCCGCCGATTTCGACCTCGAATTCGCCGTCGAGCACGGAGAGACATTCGATCGAGCCGCGCTGATGGCCGTCGGATTCGAGCACGCCGGTCGCTTCGGCGGTGATGTCGTACCATTGCAGCCACTCGACGGTCTTGATCCAGCCGATGATGGCGAGCTTCACCTTGCCGTCCTCGGAGAGCAGGATCGGCGTGTCGCCCTTCGAAACCTTCTCGACGAACGGCTCGTCCTCATGGGCGGCGAGAACCCGCTCAATCGAGATGTCGAGGGCCTGCGACAGGCGCCAGATGGTTGCGAGCGTCGGGTTGGTCTCGTTGCGTTCGATCTGGCTGATGATCGATTTGGCGACGCCCGACTGCTCGGACAGCTCAGACAGGGAGAGGTTGTAGGCTTTCCGGAGGCGCTGGACCGTCTTGCCGAGCTGACCCGACAGAAGCTGCGCGCCGGCGGCGAGCGCCTTCATCCGGTCCTTGCCCTCGATGCCCATCGTTCCTCGTTAAGAACAAAAGCGTTTGGATCGCCGAACTGACTGTGCCCAATGCGAGGAGCGCTTGCAAGCGGCGAAGCGGCGGCGCGCTCAGGAATCGCGGCGAGGCGGGCCGAATCGCCAGGCAAGCGTCGCCATAAACAGGAAGGCCAGGGCGGCGAGTGCGACGCAAAGCTTGAGCATCGCCACCACGCCCCAACTATCGACAATGAGAGCGAGCGCCGTCGGCGCGGCCGCCTGGATCATCAGCCCGGGCGCGGCGAGAAGGCCGAGCATCGCTCCGTAACTGTCGCGACCGAAGAGAGCTGCCGGGATCAGGCCGCGCGCGATGGTCATCAGCCCGTTCCCGAGCCCGTAGAGCACGGCGTAGGCAGACAGCGACGCGGTGCTGACTGGCAAGCCAAGCAGCATCAGGAAGGCCAGCGGCATCGCGCCAAGCGCGACGACGCCGAGCGCCAACGGCTGCAGAAGGCGGCGTCCGAAGGCGAGGTCGAGAAGCCGTCCCGTCACCTGGGCCGGACCAAGAAGCGAGCCGACGAAAAGAGCGAGCGAGGGCTCGGCGCCAAGGGACGCAAGAGCCGGTAGCAGGTGGATTCCCATGCCGCTGTTCACGAAGCCCTGCATGACAACGGCGAGCGCAAGCAGTGCAAATGCCTGCCAGCGCGCCGAGCCCGTTAATGCCGGCGGTTCAGCGGCGCAAACGCCCTGCGGAGCGTCTGCGACAGCCGCCGGCTTCGCAGCGAGGCCGACGAACAGCAAGGGCGCGCAGAGCAGCGCCTGCAGCGCGGCGTAGATGAAATAGACTTCGCGCCAGCCGACATGCTGCAACAGCGCTTGCGTGATCGGCCAGAACACAGTCGACGCGAAACCGCCCGCGAGAGTCACCAACGTGATGGGCTGCCGCGCATGGCCTTTGGTCAGCCAGTTCAGCGACGCGAACGCCGCATCATAGAAGGTCATGGCCATGCCGACGCCACAGACGGCGCAGGCGAGGAAAAAAGCAGCTTCGCCTTTCGCCGCGCCCAGCAGCGTCAATCCGAGCGCCGCGACGAGCGAGCCGGCCGCCATGATGGCGCGTCCGCCGCTGCGATCGACAGCGCGGCCGATGAAAGGCGAGGCGAGACCCGCAACGACAAGAGTCAGCGAGAATCCGGCATAGGTGAAAGGTCTGGATTGGCCGAGTTCTGCGGCGATCAGCGGCGCGGTCAGACCAAAGGCGTAATAGACGGAGCCCCAGGCGATCACCAACGTGATCGAGAGCACGACCACTGCGCGGTTCAGCGCCGTCATAGCATCTTGGACGAAGTCGCCTGACGCTGGCGCTTGCGTTCGAGGCCGAGCTGATGCTCGCGCCAGATCACGAAGATGCCGGCGCTGATCACGATCGCAGACCCGATGAAGATGTTGGCCGCGGGCCAGTCGCCGAACAGAAACCAGCCGATCATCACCGCCCAGATCATCGATGTGTAGTCAAACGGCGCAATCAGCGAGGTCTCGGCGTGCTGGTAGCTTTCGGTGACGAATATCTGGCCGAGTCCGCCGACGATTCCCATGCCGACCATGATCGCAGCGTCAGTGAGATCGGGGGCGCGCCATCCCAACACGATCGTGCAGAAGCCAAGAATCGTCGTCATCGACATGATCCAGAAGACGATCGTGCCGGTCTTTTCCTCCATCTGCACGAGCTTGCGGACTTCGATGGTGGAGAAGGCGTTGCACAGCGCGCTGGCGAGCGTGAAGGCGGCGCCGATCGTCGCGCCGTCACGCAGCACGCCGCCGCTGAGCGCGGAGAGTTGCGGCGCCAACATCACGATCACGCCGACGAAACCAATCGCGACAGCCGACCAACGATAGATGCGAACGGTTTCGCCGATAATCAGCGCCGCAAGCGCGACAACGAGCAGAGGCGCCGTATAGCCAAGCGCCGTCTGGTCAGGCAGCGGCAGATAGGACAGGCCGGCGAATCCGAGAAACATGCCGATGCTGCCCATGACGCCGCGCTGGATATGTCCAAGCGGACGTTTCGTCCGCAGCGCGCCGGGCCACTGGCCGATCCACCACAACCAGATTCCCAACGGAATCATCGCGAAAAAAGATCGGCAGAAGACCACTTCGCCGATGGGATAGCGCACCGTGAGCGTCTTCACGCCAGCGCCCATGAAGGCGAAGACGAGAGTCGACAGGACTTTCAGCGAAATGCCGAAGAGAGGATTCACGGCGAGGGCTGGACAACAGGAAATGCAAACCAACATGCGAGGCGCCGCCGGGCAACCCCTGCGGCGCCGACGCTGGCATGTGTTGAGGTCAGGGCGCGACGCTCAGAAGGCCGTCTTGATCGCGCCGCCATCGATCAGGAGGTTCTGACCCGTGATGTAACCCGCATGCGCGCTGCACAGGAACGCGCAGAGCTTGCCGAATTCGTCAGGCGTTCCCAAACGTCCGGCGGGCACATCCTTCATGCGCGTCGCGACGATCTCGTCTTCGGAGACGCCCTTGATCGCCGCCATGCGCTTCGTCGCCGTCTTCTGACGATCGGTGTCGAACACGCCGGGCAGCATGCTGTTGATGGTGACGTTGGCGTGCGCCACTTCGCGCGCTGGCGCGGCGAGAAAGGCGGTCAGGCCGGCGCGCGCGCCCGAGGAGAGATCAAGGCCGATGATTGGCGCCTTCACCGAGGAAGAGGTGATGTTGACGATGCGTCCGAAGCCGCGCGCCACCATGCCATCGACAACGCGCTGAATAAGCTCGATCGGCGTCACCATATTCTGCACAACGCCTTCGGCGATCGCGGAACGATCGAGTTCGCGGAAGCCCTTCGGCGGCGGACCGCCATTGTTGTTGATGAGGATGTCGGGGGCGGGGCAGGCGGCCAGCAGCGCGTCTTGCGTGACCTTGGTCGAGACGTCGCCCAGCACGACCGTCACTTTAGCGCCGGTCTCAGCGCGGATGGCGTCGGCGGTGGCGTTGGTGATCTTCTCGTCGCGGCCGTTGATCACGACCTCGCAGCCGGCGGCGGCGAGCTCCATCGCGCAGGCGCGGCCGAGGCCGCGGCTGGAAGCGCAAATGATGGCCTTGCGGCCCTTGATTCCGAGATCCATCGCGCGCTCCTGCTTCGCCTGACGTCAGGCGGGCTCACTACGCGATCCCCCGGCG carries:
- a CDS encoding SDR family oxidoreductase, with protein sequence MDLGIKGRKAIICASSRGLGRACAMELAAAGCEVVINGRDEKITNATADAIRAETGAKVTVVLGDVSTKVTQDALLAACPAPDILINNNGGPPPKGFRELDRSAIAEGVVQNMVTPIELIQRVVDGMVARGFGRIVNITSSSVKAPIIGLDLSSGARAGLTAFLAAPAREVAHANVTINSMLPGVFDTDRQKTATKRMAAIKGVSEDEIVATRMKDVPAGRLGTPDEFGKLCAFLCSAHAGYITGQNLLIDGGAIKTAF
- a CDS encoding cytochrome c, whose amino-acid sequence is MKRVVVGLLVLAALGLAGFWIVTSPEAFALVRGRIFTNLAAAPDLGKGKTLFWEGGCASCHAIPKQDDRTKLGGGLALKSPFGTFYAPNISPHPRDGVGSWTVEQFARAMTQGVSPDGRHYYPAFPYTSYQRLSEADLRDLFGFLKTLVPVEGKVRDHDLPFPFNIRRTLGGWKWLFLDGRPFVASAQMSPAIARGAYLVEGPGHCAECHSPRNFLGGIIAGMRFSGGPDPEGQGTVPNITPDATGIKDYSKDDIIQILQTGLKPDGDSVGGGMGAVVLNYAQAPKADVDVMAEYLKSLAPIKVEKK
- a CDS encoding cytochrome c, which produces MIRKAVFILALAAVGATAAYAQDVIAQRKDLMKANGAAAGTLGRMASGAAPFDLAAAQAALKKLQEDAKALPALFPAGSDKGETRALPAVFTEKDKFNAIFAKMDTDAGAALTAVTDAATLKTEVPKVLANCGACHTPYRKSQ
- a CDS encoding XRE family transcriptional regulator — its product is MGIEGKDRMKALAAGAQLLSGQLGKTVQRLRKAYNLSLSELSEQSGVAKSIISQIERNETNPTLATIWRLSQALDISIERVLAAHEDEPFVEKVSKGDTPILLSEDGKVKLAIIGWIKTVEWLQWYDITAEATGVLESDGHQRGSIECLSVLDGEFEVEIGGETSNAKAGETLRYRCDRPHIVRCLKGPAHATMVCILKAAVME
- a CDS encoding MFS transporter, with protein sequence MTALNRAVVVLSITLVIAWGSVYYAFGLTAPLIAAELGQSRPFTYAGFSLTLVVAGLASPFIGRAVDRSGGRAIMAAGSLVAALGLTLLGAAKGEAAFFLACAVCGVGMAMTFYDAAFASLNWLTKGHARQPITLVTLAGGFASTVFWPITQALLQHVGWREVYFIYAALQALLCAPLLFVGLAAKPAAVADAPQGVCAAEPPALTGSARWQAFALLALAVVMQGFVNSGMGIHLLPALASLGAEPSLALFVGSLLGPAQVTGRLLDLAFGRRLLQPLALGVVALGAMPLAFLMLLGLPVSTASLSAYAVLYGLGNGLMTIARGLIPAALFGRDSYGAMLGLLAAPGLMIQAAAPTALALIVDSWGVVAMLKLCVALAALAFLFMATLAWRFGPPRRDS
- a CDS encoding DoxX family protein, whose amino-acid sequence is MEGLNSMLSAWAPRVLSIVRIMAGLLFLQHGLMKLVGFPIAPQNYPQMFSLIWFAGAIEIVGGILLVIGLFSRFAAFIMSGEMAFAYFMSHAPRAFFPIQNNGEAAILFCFVFLYIVFSGPGPWSIDEQRAAKA
- a CDS encoding GNAT family N-acetyltransferase, producing MSDIDDFHVRTATQSDLPSVLALYEQLNPSDPPVILEDAEAILKRFEAFAGSAIFVGCRRGAPVTTCALVVVPNLTRKGAPYAVIENVVTDARHRKQGYARAVLHAAIGSAWLHGCYKVMLLTGSKNPATLRFYEQTGFEQSKTGFQIRRLGS
- a CDS encoding DMT family transporter codes for the protein MNPLFGISLKVLSTLVFAFMGAGVKTLTVRYPIGEVVFCRSFFAMIPLGIWLWWIGQWPGALRTKRPLGHIQRGVMGSIGMFLGFAGLSYLPLPDQTALGYTAPLLVVALAALIIGETVRIYRWSAVAIGFVGVIVMLAPQLSALSGGVLRDGATIGAAFTLASALCNAFSTIEVRKLVQMEEKTGTIVFWIMSMTTILGFCTIVLGWRAPDLTDAAIMVGMGIVGGLGQIFVTESYQHAETSLIAPFDYTSMIWAVMIGWFLFGDWPAANIFIGSAIVISAGIFVIWREHQLGLERKRQRQATSSKML